The following are encoded together in the Citrus sinensis cultivar Valencia sweet orange chromosome 1, DVS_A1.0, whole genome shotgun sequence genome:
- the LOC102626883 gene encoding protein SAWADEE HOMEODOMAIN HOMOLOG 1-like, with the protein MDRLRPRQRSVFTGFTKTELEKMEKLFMESKDDLLSKEFCQKIAKSFSCSAGRAGKPVVKWTEVQSWFQSRQQDRPTKVTSSTNESKKGSDLPDACPPIKEHGSSQEPRGEKVPDVSEMEFEARSSKDGAWYDVDMFLAHRFLDCGEAEVRVRFVGFGADEDEWVNVKNAVRERSVPLEPSDCHKLKVGGHVLCFQERRDQGIHYDAHIAEIHRRMHDIRGCRCLFLVRYNHDNTEERVRLRRLCCRPTF; encoded by the exons ATGGATCGTCTCCGTCCAAGACAGAGGTCGGTTTTTACAGGCTTTACTAAAACTGAG CTTGAGAAGATGGAGAAATTGTTCATGGAATCGAAAGATGACTTGCTTAGCAAGGAATTTTGTCAAAAGATTGCAAAAAGTTTCAG TTGCTCTGCTGGTCGAGCTGGGAAACCTGTTGTTAAATGGACTGAG GTACAAAGTTGGTTCCAAAGTAGGCAACAAGACAGACCAACCAAAGTTACCTCATCAACTAATGAGTCAAAAAAAGGATCTGATCTCCCGGATGCTTGCCCTCCAATTAAGGAACATGGAAGTTCTCAAGAGCCTAGAG GAGAAAAGGTTCCAGATGTATCAGAAATGGAATTTGAAGCTAGATCATCGAAAGATGGGGCATG GTATGATGTTGATATGTTTCTAGCTCACAGGTTTCTTGATTGTGGCGAAGCT gAAGTTCGTGTTAGATTTGTGGGATTTGGGGCGGACGAAGATGAATGGGTTAATGTAAAAAATGCGGTGCGAGAACGCTCTGTCCCTTTGGAGCCTTCAGATTGCCATAAGTTGAAGGTTGGAGGTCATGTACTTTGCTTCCAG GAAAGGAGAGATCAAGGCATCCATTATGATGCTCACATAGCAGAAATTCATAGAAGAATGCATGATATTAGGGGATGCAGGTGCCTGTTTTTAGTTCGATATAATCATGACAATACTGAG GAGAGAGTTCGTTTGAGGAGATTATGTTGCAGGCCAACGTTTTAG